A DNA window from Mesorhizobium sp. C432A contains the following coding sequences:
- a CDS encoding Gfo/Idh/MocA family oxidoreductase, whose product MSVRWGLIGASTIAKQFMINAIRAQKDGEISAVMSSNPERAKTYAAENNIPLAVSTLDDLLGADIDVVYISTTNELHLEQALAAIKAGKHVLCEKPLALTSTDARTMVAAAKEAGVVLGTNHHLRNAGAHRAMRDAISAGRIGKPIAARVFHSVYLPENLQGWRITKPEAGGGVVLDITVHDADTLRFVLGDDPVEVSAFTQLAGMASSGLEDGAMCIWRFGSGIIAQSHEGFTTKFADTGFEVHGSEGSLIAKNVMTQKPVGSVLLRTAKGEEELSLDREDLYARSLRQFHAAMRGEGQPSATGEDGVWSLASAEAALQSAKSGKAVTIDPKGVV is encoded by the coding sequence ATGAGCGTCAGATGGGGATTGATCGGCGCCAGCACGATCGCCAAACAGTTCATGATCAACGCCATCCGCGCACAAAAGGATGGCGAGATATCAGCGGTGATGAGCTCCAACCCGGAGCGCGCCAAGACCTATGCCGCAGAAAACAACATTCCTCTCGCCGTCTCGACGCTTGACGATTTGCTCGGCGCCGACATCGACGTCGTCTACATCTCGACCACCAATGAACTGCATCTCGAACAGGCGCTGGCCGCGATCAAGGCGGGAAAGCATGTCCTATGCGAAAAGCCACTTGCGCTGACCAGCACTGACGCGCGCACCATGGTCGCCGCCGCCAAGGAAGCCGGCGTGGTGCTTGGCACCAACCATCATCTGCGCAATGCCGGCGCCCACCGCGCCATGCGCGACGCCATATCAGCCGGCCGCATCGGCAAGCCGATTGCCGCGCGCGTCTTCCATTCCGTCTATTTGCCGGAAAACCTGCAGGGCTGGCGCATTACCAAGCCTGAGGCCGGCGGCGGCGTGGTGCTCGACATCACCGTGCATGATGCCGACACGCTGCGCTTCGTGCTCGGCGACGACCCGGTCGAGGTCTCCGCCTTCACCCAGTTGGCCGGCATGGCCAGCAGCGGGCTGGAAGACGGCGCCATGTGCATCTGGCGCTTCGGGTCGGGCATCATCGCCCAGTCGCATGAAGGCTTCACAACCAAGTTCGCCGATACCGGCTTTGAGGTGCATGGTTCCGAAGGTTCGCTGATCGCAAAAAATGTGATGACGCAGAAGCCAGTCGGCTCGGTGCTGCTACGCACCGCCAAAGGCGAGGAAGAACTGAGCTTAGACCGAGAAGACCTCTACGCCAGGTCGCTGCGCCAGTTCCATGCCGCCATGCGTGGAGAAGGCCAGCCCTCCGCCACCGGCGAGGACGGCGTCTGGTCGCTGGCCTCAGCCGAAGCAGCGTTGCAGTCGGCAAAGTCCGGCAAGGCCGTCACTATCGATCCGAAAGGTGTCGTGTGA
- a CDS encoding LacI family DNA-binding transcriptional regulator, which translates to MASRAKATILDIAREAGVSKSTVSLVLQGSGLIRPETAVKVRKAIEDVGYVYNRGAANLRKAHSNVIGMVINDLTNPFFAELAVGMERVFQSAGIVPFIANTAENPVRQEEVLKSLMEQGVAGLIVSPARGTTPGAFRRLEMAGVPVVFAMRRLPDSRIPVIAPDNHRGAYLAAAHLIGKGHRRLAFFGGTSDLVVYQERLGGFREACETLGIPRRDVLVVEGETSRRSGIACLETALAMAEPPTAALCFNDAVAFGVMLALRKRGLEPGADFAVVGFDDVVEAEHYMPALTSVSVDTPGLGERAAHVMLKMIQSRITHAEDHIGAVNLVVRDSCGPDRRAQDTSAGMGDAA; encoded by the coding sequence ATGGCCAGCCGGGCCAAGGCAACGATCCTGGACATCGCCCGCGAGGCTGGTGTGTCCAAATCGACGGTGTCGCTTGTGCTGCAAGGCTCAGGGCTGATCCGGCCTGAAACCGCGGTCAAGGTTCGCAAGGCGATCGAGGATGTCGGCTATGTCTACAACCGCGGCGCCGCCAATCTGCGCAAAGCCCATTCCAACGTCATCGGCATGGTCATCAACGATCTCACCAACCCCTTTTTCGCCGAGCTGGCGGTCGGCATGGAGCGCGTCTTCCAGTCGGCCGGCATAGTGCCCTTCATCGCCAACACGGCGGAGAACCCGGTGCGCCAGGAAGAAGTGCTGAAGTCGCTGATGGAACAGGGCGTCGCAGGCCTGATCGTGTCACCGGCACGCGGCACCACGCCGGGCGCCTTCCGTCGCCTCGAGATGGCGGGCGTGCCGGTCGTCTTCGCCATGCGCCGCCTGCCGGACAGCCGCATCCCGGTGATCGCTCCTGACAACCATCGCGGCGCGTATCTCGCCGCCGCCCATCTGATCGGCAAGGGCCATCGCCGGCTGGCCTTCTTCGGCGGCACCTCCGACCTGGTCGTCTATCAGGAGCGCCTGGGCGGTTTTCGTGAAGCTTGCGAAACATTGGGCATCCCCAGGCGCGACGTGCTTGTCGTCGAAGGCGAGACCAGCCGCAGGAGCGGCATCGCGTGCCTGGAAACCGCCCTTGCCATGGCCGAGCCGCCGACGGCGGCACTGTGCTTCAACGACGCCGTCGCCTTCGGCGTCATGCTGGCGCTGCGCAAGCGCGGGCTGGAGCCCGGCGCGGACTTTGCCGTCGTCGGCTTCGACGACGTGGTCGAAGCCGAGCATTATATGCCGGCGCTGACCAGCGTCTCGGTCGACACACCCGGCCTCGGTGAACGCGCCGCTCACGTCATGCTGAAGATGATCCAGTCGCGCATCACCCATGCCGAGGACCATATCGGCGCGGTCAATCTGGTCGTCAGGGACAGCTGCGGTCCCGATCGCCGCGCCCAGGACACATCAGCAGGAATGGGAGACGCGGCATGA
- a CDS encoding dihydrodipicolinate synthase family protein, whose product MDITLPTQNGGRVSYKLAGSPVEPVIGAVFPRIAYAAAHVVADPFAMTDPWSKPAVDWDKTMAFRHHLWRLGFRIAEAMDTSQRGMGFDWANAQELIRRSIAEARSVEGADLASGAGTDHLAPANSRSLEDVIAAYEQQFAFIEGEGGKAIMMASRALAAVAKGPDDYIRVYDRILSQASGKVILHWLGDMFDPALKGYWGSGNFEAALDTVVAIIERHAGKVEGIKISLLDAGKEVALRNRLPEGVVMFTGDDFNYPELIAGDGKRHSHALLGIFDAIAPVASAALAKLADGDRAGFDALMAPTVPLSRKIFEAPTEYYKAAIVFMAWLNGHQDHFAMVGGMQSARGILHYADIFRLADQAGLLADPELALARMKHFCAVAGA is encoded by the coding sequence ATGGATATCACCCTGCCTACGCAGAATGGCGGCCGCGTCAGCTACAAGCTCGCGGGCAGTCCGGTCGAGCCCGTAATCGGTGCGGTTTTCCCGCGCATCGCCTATGCCGCGGCCCATGTCGTCGCCGACCCTTTCGCGATGACCGACCCCTGGTCGAAGCCTGCGGTCGACTGGGACAAGACGATGGCGTTTCGGCATCATTTGTGGCGGCTTGGCTTCCGCATCGCCGAGGCGATGGACACCTCCCAGCGCGGCATGGGTTTCGACTGGGCGAATGCGCAGGAATTGATCCGCCGCTCGATCGCCGAGGCGCGCAGCGTCGAAGGCGCAGACCTCGCCTCGGGCGCCGGCACCGATCATCTGGCGCCGGCCAATTCGAGATCACTCGAAGATGTGATCGCCGCCTATGAGCAGCAGTTCGCTTTCATTGAAGGCGAGGGCGGCAAGGCGATCATGATGGCCAGCCGGGCGCTGGCAGCGGTCGCAAAGGGTCCGGACGACTATATCAGGGTCTACGATCGCATCCTCAGCCAGGCATCCGGCAAGGTCATCCTGCACTGGCTGGGCGACATGTTCGATCCTGCACTGAAAGGTTATTGGGGCAGCGGCAATTTCGAGGCCGCGCTCGACACCGTCGTCGCCATCATCGAGCGCCATGCCGGCAAGGTCGAGGGGATAAAGATTTCCCTGCTCGATGCCGGCAAGGAAGTTGCCTTGCGCAACCGGTTGCCGGAAGGCGTCGTCATGTTCACCGGCGACGATTTCAACTATCCCGAACTGATTGCCGGCGACGGGAAGCGGCACTCGCACGCCTTGCTCGGCATATTCGACGCCATCGCGCCGGTCGCCAGTGCGGCGCTCGCGAAACTGGCTGACGGCGACCGCGCCGGCTTTGACGCGCTGATGGCGCCGACAGTGCCGTTGTCGCGCAAGATCTTCGAGGCGCCGACGGAGTATTACAAGGCCGCCATCGTCTTCATGGCCTGGCTCAACGGCCATCAGGACCATTTCGCCATGGTCGGCGGCATGCAGTCGGCGCGCGGCATCCTGCACTATGCCGACATCTTCCGCCTTGCCGACCAGGCAGGGTTGCTCGCCGATCCCGAGCTTGCGCTGGCCAGGATGAAGCATTTCTGCGCGGTTGCAGGTGCCTGA
- the gmd gene encoding GDP-mannose 4,6-dehydratase, translating into MTEKVALITGVTGQDGAYLAELLLQKGYIVHGVKRRSSSFNTERVDDIYVDPHERGARFFLHYGDLTDATNLIRLVQETQPGEIYNLGAQSHVQVSFETPEYTGNADALGALRLLEAIRILRLEKSVRFYQASTSELYGKAREVPQSETTPFHPRSPYAAAKLYAYWITVNYREAYGVFAANGILFNHESPTRGETFVTRKITRAVASIHHGLQDTLYLGNIDAKRDWGHARDYVEGMWRILQHSEADDFVLATGEAHSVREFVELAFAETGRSIRWQGEGVDEVGVDAGSGTVLVRIDPRYFRPTEVDLLLGDPAKAKARLGWSHTTGFRDLVTEMVQADLARAAGGTRQNSRSA; encoded by the coding sequence ATGACGGAAAAAGTGGCGCTCATCACCGGTGTAACCGGGCAGGACGGGGCCTATCTCGCAGAATTGCTTCTGCAGAAGGGCTATATTGTCCATGGCGTCAAACGCCGCTCGTCCTCGTTCAACACCGAGCGCGTTGACGACATCTATGTCGATCCGCACGAGCGCGGTGCGCGTTTCTTCCTGCATTATGGTGACCTGACCGACGCCACCAACCTTATTCGCCTGGTGCAGGAGACACAGCCCGGCGAGATCTACAATCTCGGCGCCCAGAGTCATGTCCAGGTGAGTTTCGAGACGCCGGAATACACCGGCAATGCCGATGCGCTGGGAGCACTCAGGCTGCTCGAGGCGATCCGCATCCTGCGCCTGGAGAAGTCGGTGCGCTTCTATCAGGCCTCGACGTCGGAGCTTTATGGCAAGGCGCGCGAGGTCCCGCAAAGCGAGACCACGCCCTTTCATCCGCGCTCGCCCTATGCCGCGGCCAAGCTTTACGCCTACTGGATCACGGTCAATTACCGCGAGGCTTACGGCGTGTTCGCCGCCAACGGCATCCTGTTCAATCACGAAAGCCCGACACGCGGCGAGACCTTCGTCACTCGCAAGATCACACGGGCCGTCGCCTCGATTCATCATGGCCTGCAGGACACGCTCTATCTCGGCAACATCGATGCCAAGCGTGACTGGGGCCATGCGCGCGACTATGTAGAGGGCATGTGGCGCATTCTGCAGCACAGCGAAGCCGATGACTTCGTGCTGGCGACCGGCGAGGCGCATTCCGTGCGCGAATTCGTCGAACTGGCTTTTGCCGAGACCGGACGCAGCATCCGCTGGCAAGGCGAGGGTGTCGATGAAGTCGGTGTCGATGCCGGTTCGGGCACTGTCCTGGTCCGTATCGATCCGCGCTATTTCCGGCCGACCGAGGTCGATCTGCTGCTCGGTGACCCCGCCAAGGCCAAGGCAAGACTCGGCTGGTCGCACACGACCGGCTTCAGGGATCTGGTGACGGAAATGGTGCAGGCCGATCTGGCACGCGCGGCCGGCGGCACGCGGCAGAACAGCCGTTCTGCGTGA
- a CDS encoding GDP-L-fucose synthase — protein MDATFELKGKRVFVAGHRGMVGSAVVRRLASEDCEILTISRDKLDLLDQAGVRRWMADHRPDAVVMAAAKVGGILANDRFPVDFLQQNLVMQGNVIDGAFRSEVGKLLFLGSSCIYPKLAPQPIREDALLTGPLEPTNEWYAIAKIAGLKLCQAYRRQHGVDYISAMPANLYGPGDNFDLQSSHVVPALMRKAHALALSGGSSLEVWGSGTPRREFLHVDDAADALVWLLKNYAGDGHVNVGSGEDVTIAELAQTVASVVGVEADIAFDTTKPDGTPRKLMDVSRLFATGWRPRYALRGGLEQTYAWFLNHVEKGDVRLGAA, from the coding sequence ATGGACGCGACATTTGAACTGAAGGGCAAGCGTGTCTTCGTCGCCGGGCATCGTGGCATGGTCGGTTCGGCCGTCGTGCGCCGGCTGGCGAGCGAGGACTGCGAGATACTCACCATATCGCGCGACAAGCTCGACCTGCTCGACCAGGCGGGGGTGCGGCGCTGGATGGCCGACCACAGGCCGGATGCGGTGGTGATGGCGGCCGCCAAAGTCGGCGGTATCCTGGCCAATGACCGGTTCCCTGTCGATTTCCTGCAGCAAAACCTGGTTATGCAGGGCAATGTCATTGACGGCGCCTTTCGCAGCGAGGTCGGCAAGCTTTTGTTTCTCGGCTCGTCCTGCATCTATCCAAAGCTCGCGCCGCAGCCGATCAGGGAAGACGCGCTGCTGACCGGTCCGCTCGAACCCACCAATGAATGGTATGCGATCGCCAAGATCGCCGGGCTCAAACTGTGCCAGGCCTATCGGCGCCAGCATGGCGTCGACTACATCTCGGCGATGCCGGCCAACCTTTATGGTCCTGGCGACAATTTCGACCTGCAGAGCAGCCATGTCGTACCGGCGCTGATGCGCAAGGCGCATGCGCTGGCGCTGAGCGGTGGCAGCAGCCTGGAGGTCTGGGGCTCGGGCACGCCGCGGCGTGAATTCCTGCATGTCGACGACGCCGCCGATGCCTTGGTCTGGCTGTTGAAGAATTATGCCGGCGACGGCCACGTCAATGTCGGCTCGGGAGAGGATGTCACCATTGCCGAGCTTGCCCAGACCGTCGCATCGGTCGTCGGCGTCGAGGCTGATATCGCCTTCGATACGACCAAGCCAGACGGCACGCCGCGCAAGTTGATGGATGTTTCGCGGCTGTTTGCGACGGGATGGCGCCCCCGCTACGCGCTTCGCGGTGGATTGGAACAGACATATGCGTGGTTTCTCAACCATGTTGAGAAGGGTGATGTCCGCCTCGGCGCGGCCTGA
- a CDS encoding Hsp20 family protein — MRTFDTLYRTTVGFDRLFDMLDSGTRPDWPPYNIEKVDENDYRISMAIAGFSQDEVELTQHGPELVVVGQKADDQSGRQLLHQGIAYRSFRQTFKLADHMKIKAAKLENGLLSIDIVREIPEELKPRRISIGVGDTPTAATQITQDTDRARKAA, encoded by the coding sequence ATGAGAACCTTTGATACCCTCTATCGGACCACCGTCGGTTTCGACCGGCTTTTCGACATGCTCGACAGCGGCACGCGTCCGGACTGGCCGCCCTATAACATCGAGAAGGTCGACGAGAACGATTACCGTATCTCGATGGCCATCGCAGGCTTCAGCCAAGATGAGGTTGAGCTGACCCAGCATGGACCCGAACTGGTCGTGGTAGGCCAGAAAGCTGATGATCAGAGCGGACGCCAGCTGCTGCACCAGGGCATTGCCTACCGCAGTTTCAGGCAGACGTTCAAGCTTGCCGACCACATGAAGATCAAGGCAGCCAAACTGGAGAATGGCCTCCTCTCGATCGACATTGTCCGCGAGATTCCCGAAGAGCTGAAGCCGCGCCGCATCAGCATCGGCGTGGGCGACACGCCAACGGCCGCCACTCAGATCACGCAAGACACGGACCGCGCGCGTAAAGCCGCGTAA